In Zingiber officinale cultivar Zhangliang chromosome 6A, Zo_v1.1, whole genome shotgun sequence, a single genomic region encodes these proteins:
- the LOC121995424 gene encoding uncharacterized protein LOC121995424, translated as MASVRLIFSSLLFSLLLCSIEGRNNIPLTEEEDLELEKELQSLNKPPVKTLKSFTGDLFDCIEMYKQPAFDNPVLKNHKLQIRPSFQTKRKVTTDGNFKLPLDPGFNDTCPLGTVIIRRTRKEELIMAKELPKYFRHYDSRYDLLDSSGKNYFAIMQSHKARYHGIQCGITTWALPNVGPDQSTTNQVWMLGDLDGPKEDLNVIQTGWHVRPRLYDDKFTRFFTYYTIDNHKTGCMNLLCKGFIQVSAIFGPGHAFTGSDLSTYGGKQAYFSFEIRKDPELGHWWLSTADENLGYWPKEVLPSLDVAKAIDFGGVVYSPNNEGSPPMGSGYLAEEGMGKSSYFMSVSYIADDQHAFTPGKDWARGLLTAPDKYYQIIAPIPDGGPWNVAYGGPGGLFNSSVV; from the exons ATGGCGTCAGTGCGCCTTATTTTCTCGTCGTTGCTCTTCTCTCTTTTGCTTTGTTCAATTGAAGGAAGAAACAATATTCCCTtgactgaggaagaagatctggAGTTAGAGAAAGAACTCCAAAGCCTAAACAAACCCCCGGTCAAAACCCTCAAG TCCTTCACTGGGGATCTTTTTGACTGCATCGAAATGTACAAACAACCTGCATTCGATAATCCTGTTCTGAAAAATCATAAGCTACAG ATACGACCGAGTTTTCAAACGAAGAGAAAGGTGACTACGGATGGAAATTTTAAACTACCTTTAGATCCAGGCTTCAACGATACTTGCCCTCTAGGAACTGTTATCATTCGTCGAACTCGAAAAGAAGAATTGATCATGGCGAAAGAACTACCCAAATACTTCAGGCACTATGACTCTAGATATGATCTTCTCGACTCTTCAGGCAAGAATTAT TTTGCGATAATGCAGAGCCACAAAGCTCGTTACCATGGCATTCAATGTGGTATCACTACGTGGGCACTCCCAAATGTGGGGCCAGATCAATCCACTACAAATCAAGTATGGATGTTGGGAGACCTCGATGGTCCTAAAGAAGACCTGAATGTTATTCAAACCGGATGGCAC GTTAGACCTAGGCTATATGACGATAAGTTTACTCGTTTTTTCACTTATTATACA ATCGACAATCACAAGACGGGCTGCATGAACTTACTTTGCAAAGGATTCATACAAGTTTCAGCAATCTTTGGACCTGGACATGCCTTCACCGGTAGCGACCTTTCTACGTACGGAGGCAAACAAGCATACTTCAGCTTTGAAATACGAAAG GATCCTGAACTTGGTCACTGGTGGTTGTCAACGGCAGATGAGAATCTTGGATATTGGCCAAAGGAGGTTTTACCTAGTTTAGATGTAGCAAAAGCGATAGACTTTGGAGGTGTAGTGTATTCGCCCAACAATGAAGGGTCTCCTCCCATGGGGAGTGGTTATTTAGCCGAAGAAGGGATGGGTAAATCCAGTTATTTTATGTCAGTGTCGTACATAGCGGATGACCAGCATGCTTTCACTCCGGGCAAGGACTGGGCGCGTGGGCTTCTGACTGCACCTGACAAATATTATCAAATTATTGCACCTATTCCAGACGGTGGTCCTTGGAATGTTGCTTACGGTGGACCGGGTGGGTTGTTTAATTCTTCAGTAGTATAA